The Cyanobium sp. ATX 6F1 genome includes a region encoding these proteins:
- a CDS encoding ArsR/SmtB family transcription factor has protein sequence MADPGAVASPPLQSEQARALLRALAEPLRLQVIEALGGGERCVCDLTADLGLAQSKLSFHLKVLKEAGLLADRQEGRWIYYSLRPEAIEQLRSWLAELGAQCGKPAAPCT, from the coding sequence ATGGCCGATCCAGGGGCTGTTGCCAGCCCACCCCTCCAGTCCGAGCAGGCCCGGGCACTCCTCAGGGCCCTCGCCGAGCCGCTGCGCCTGCAGGTGATTGAGGCCCTGGGCGGCGGCGAGCGCTGCGTCTGCGATCTCACCGCCGATCTCGGGCTGGCCCAGTCGAAGCTCTCCTTCCACCTCAAAGTGCTCAAGGAGGCGGGGCTGCTCGCCGATCGGCAGGAGGGCCGCTGGATCTACTACAGCCTGCGCCCAGAAGCGATCGAACAGCTGCGCAGTTGGCTGGCGGAGCTGGGCGCCCAGTGCGGCAAGCCCGCCGCTCCTTGCACGTGA
- a CDS encoding ArsJ-associated glyceraldehyde-3-phosphate dehydrogenase — protein MKIGINGFGRIGRLVFRALWGRPGIELVHVNDPAGDAAAAAHLLEFDSVHGRWPLAVEAGGAGFLVGNQSVGYSQQKDPTAVPWLEADVDLVLECSGKIKTPETLEPYFSLPGLKRVIVACPVKGVIAGEEALNIVYGVNHHLYDPIRHRLLTAASCTTNCLAPVVQVVQESFGIRHGSITTLHDVTNTQVVVDAFKSDLRRARSCLQSLIPTTTGSARAIGMIFPELQGKLNGHAVRVPLLNAALTDAVFELQQEVSTEQVNAAFEAAANGPLQGILGYETRPLVSIDYVNDSRSAIVDGLSTMVINGTQLKVYAWYDNEWGYSCRMADLACHVAALEREALEGAAR, from the coding sequence ATGAAGATCGGCATCAATGGATTCGGTCGCATCGGCCGCCTGGTGTTCCGCGCCCTCTGGGGCCGCCCTGGCATTGAGCTGGTGCACGTCAATGACCCGGCGGGAGACGCCGCCGCCGCGGCTCATTTGCTTGAGTTCGACTCGGTGCATGGCCGCTGGCCCCTTGCTGTGGAAGCTGGCGGGGCAGGCTTCCTTGTTGGGAATCAGTCCGTGGGCTATAGCCAGCAGAAGGATCCCACCGCCGTGCCCTGGCTTGAGGCCGATGTGGATCTGGTACTCGAATGCAGCGGCAAGATCAAAACCCCCGAAACCCTCGAGCCCTACTTCTCCCTGCCCGGCCTCAAGCGCGTGATCGTGGCCTGCCCAGTCAAGGGGGTGATCGCCGGAGAAGAAGCACTCAACATCGTCTATGGCGTCAATCACCACCTCTACGACCCCATCCGCCACCGCCTGCTGACCGCCGCTTCGTGCACCACCAATTGCCTCGCACCGGTGGTGCAGGTGGTGCAGGAAAGCTTCGGCATCCGCCACGGTTCGATCACCACCCTGCACGATGTGACCAACACCCAGGTGGTGGTGGATGCCTTCAAAAGCGACCTGCGTCGGGCCCGGTCCTGCCTGCAATCACTGATCCCCACCACCACCGGTTCGGCGCGGGCGATTGGGATGATCTTCCCTGAACTGCAGGGCAAGCTCAACGGCCATGCCGTGCGGGTGCCGCTGCTCAATGCCGCCCTCACCGATGCGGTGTTCGAGTTGCAGCAGGAGGTGAGCACTGAGCAGGTGAACGCCGCCTTCGAGGCCGCCGCCAACGGCCCCTTGCAGGGAATCCTGGGCTATGAAACCCGGCCGCTGGTGTCGATCGACTACGTCAACGATTCGCGCAGCGCCATCGTTGATGGCCTTTCGACGATGGTGATCAATGGCACCCAGCTCAAGGTTTACGCCTGGTACGACAACGAGTGGGGCTACAGCTGCCGGATGGCAGATCTGGCCTGCCACGTGGCTGCGTTGGAACGTGAAGCCCTGGAGGGTGCCGCCCGATGA
- the arsB gene encoding ACR3 family arsenite efflux transporter, which yields MLARLSLLDRFLPLWILLAMAGGLLLGRFFPAIQGVLDAVRIGNTSLPIALGLLLMMYPVLAKVHYEELGRAARDRRLLRLSLLLVWGLGPALMFALAWIFLPGQPAFRTGLILIGLAPCIAMVLIWIDLAQGDREAAALLVAINSIVQVLAYALLGGFYLKILPGWLGLATQDVAFSMAEIAKAVLVFLGLPLAAGYLSRRIGLRLKGPRWYEQRFIPWISPFALYGLLFTIVVMFALQGQAITSDPLTVARVAVPLVLYFAVMWTVAFAVGRRSGLSYAKTATLAFTAAGNNFELAIAVSISVWGVSSRQALAGVIGPLIEVPVLVALVYVSLWLRRRFQANTNRPAITTP from the coding sequence GTGCTGGCCAGGCTGTCGCTGCTGGATCGATTCCTGCCGCTCTGGATCCTGTTGGCGATGGCCGGCGGCCTGCTGCTGGGCCGCTTCTTCCCAGCCATCCAGGGGGTGCTCGATGCCGTGAGGATCGGAAACACCTCCCTGCCGATCGCCCTGGGACTGCTGCTGATGATGTACCCGGTGCTGGCGAAGGTGCACTACGAGGAGCTGGGCCGGGCGGCGCGGGACCGGCGCCTGCTGCGGCTGTCGTTGCTGCTGGTGTGGGGCCTGGGACCGGCGCTGATGTTCGCCCTGGCCTGGATCTTTCTTCCGGGTCAGCCGGCGTTCCGCACCGGGCTGATCCTGATCGGCCTGGCTCCCTGCATCGCCATGGTGCTGATCTGGATCGATCTGGCCCAGGGCGATCGGGAAGCGGCGGCCCTGCTGGTGGCGATCAATTCGATCGTGCAGGTGCTGGCCTACGCCCTTCTGGGCGGGTTCTATCTGAAGATCCTCCCCGGCTGGCTGGGCCTGGCCACCCAGGATGTGGCCTTTTCGATGGCGGAGATCGCCAAGGCGGTGCTGGTGTTCCTGGGGCTGCCGCTGGCCGCGGGCTACCTCAGCCGGCGGATCGGGCTGCGCCTCAAGGGCCCCCGCTGGTACGAGCAGCGCTTCATCCCCTGGATCAGCCCCTTCGCGCTCTACGGCCTGCTGTTCACGATCGTGGTGATGTTCGCCCTGCAGGGTCAGGCGATCACCTCCGATCCGCTCACGGTGGCCAGGGTGGCCGTGCCTTTGGTGCTCTACTTCGCAGTCATGTGGACCGTGGCCTTCGCGGTGGGCCGGCGCAGCGGCCTCAGCTATGCGAAAACAGCGACGCTTGCCTTCACCGCCGCTGGTAACAACTTCGAGCTGGCCATCGCCGTGAGCATCAGCGTCTGGGGGGTCAGCTCCCGCCAGGCCCTGGCCGGGGTGATCGGCCCCTTGATCGAGGTGCCGGTGCTAGTGGCGCTGGTGTATGTGTCGCTGTGGCTCAGGCGCCGCTTCCAGGCCAACACGAATCGCCC